A genomic segment from Chanos chanos chromosome 2, fChaCha1.1, whole genome shotgun sequence encodes:
- the bod1 gene encoding biorientation of chromosomes in cell division protein 1, with product MAGLPPGDPQLVSMIVNHLKTQGLFDQFRRDCLADVDTKPAYLHLRQRVDNFVSNHLSNHTWSPQLNKNQLRNNIRQLVLQSGLLEQGVDRIVAQVVDPKIHHTFRPQVEKVVRQFLSPGSHVEEPPVSMSSLPEMQDSNMLSPVISSAPASSSSNSALSILDTISSLKQEADSKPKEPPLQGEEGEMDMSLVEEEDVDENKEEVKD from the exons ATGGCTGGATTACCTCCAGGAGACCCGCAGCTGGTCTCTATGATCGTCAACCATTTaaaaactcagggtttgtttgatcagtttagAAGGGACTGTCTAGCAGACGTGGACACAAAG CCTGCCTACCTGCATTTGAGACAGCGTGTGGACAACTTTGTTTCAAACCATCTTTCTAACCACACATGGAGCCCTCAGCTGAACAAGAACCAACTGAGGAACAACATCAGGCAGCTTGTTTTGCA GTCTGGTCTGTTGGAGCAAGGTGTGGACAGAATTGTGGCTCAAGTGGTTGATCCTAAAATCCACCACACCTTCAGACCACAGGTTGAAAAGGTGGTCCGACAGTTCCTGTCTCCAGGCAGTCATGTGGAAGAACCTCCTGTGAGCATGTCCTCACTGCCTGAGATGCAGGATTCCAATATGCTGTCTCCAG TGATCTCGTCTGCTCCAGCCTCTAGCTCAAGCAACAGCGCTCTCTCCATCCTGGATACCATCAGCTCCCTCAAACAGGAGGCCGACAGCAAGCCCAAAGAGCCCCCACTgcagggggaggagggagagatggacaTGAGTCtggtggaggaagaggatgtggatgaaaacaaagaaga AGTTAAAGATTGA
- the bod1l1 gene encoding biorientation of chromosomes in cell division protein 1-like 1 yields the protein MREKAGGKASGKSRDKSKDADSQKSHSDKQHIQQRARERLKEEYSLEDSDLDGLSDITVSSVHTSDLSSFGEESDEDPPPSDSTEEGEITSEDEKVQKKEPNDVTDENKERKPRGARQGYVHKPFLYSRYYSDSDDEVTVEQRRRSVAKDKEERLLKRQQNRERMEEKRRQKAAQTEEQDDDKMEAASHSQETQGPRAKEARKERKVLEKKMALSQKRKRDSRKENVLSNKKKGDSEGETLKKEEAVKVTKNQPVKAVRRTSEAEETRRRRSSSQLEEASEPRKALDKNQTHSFILDLEQGSEEALRHRHSGKTDRHPRKEVHPKEKERKEKEKDRSLSDERSKHKQKTENRKGGEIQGDDREGVRGASDDREKKSSKIKVDRKDSVCGREAAEEGKKGKISSDAPKEREKTEKGKGEKAPVKNDLRQQHRLDSTGSSEERSEVELGSEGTKRKDKHPKDILKRSKSHTEVKHPEKVKNRSDSKDSGSAEREKSKPDQSGAEPQKSMSEPESDSRKSRETEAGSKVKTVLEKSKLKSKEELKSQPSLSKSDRKSSVQESKSKGVMPASKPDSLKDRKKDGSMKEERRTSEDQMVEKTKEGKYGKKMNEKKSTEGKKAEENQKGSETEENQLETAAQCEADPVTAINDTPAHVSDNTYDALSDVTPEPEDEECEPHRLSTEADALLSLMDVCISTAGSDVPGTANREEEELSLQEADLKMKEAALTLLSMDPEMSVSPSLVAMETKQLVMEMQQTTMDTQQLVKMGTVQVTVDTTQPEPSVVDLASEGHLAKSGDSQTDTENDALTQSSAQDEPSDRNQTQHDEADLGVENMETESVTPERVTSEDVSDGVQTTETKPGEVLPEPLSPVSTTDDGPPGQSESTLAHSERPDESSDNIKTNEDDSKTSEPYNQALIDADPMCSEPEERQASSTTLETVTGVSDVGVSDVGVSDAGVCGTADSGAADILVENCDKLQVKTVDTETREDQNKTSEEVVHSEPAGVDEATETQNSHQAKLVKQASNASKSDGQDEDKGSDVSELDEQTEGRVTRKGRSSNQRAAAVKSGGKAKRDQEIKETGNDQQATPQEEGNDVTTETRAPRRGRSSKTTPPPLRETRSASQSKEEETGQEEQKGGRGRRSAAQTKDNVTANPALKRKRSEETEDSGKDEDRQEEDSAKRARDDTGTDM from the exons atgagagagaaggCCGGCGGCAAAGCATCCGGGAAGAGCAGAGACAAGAGCAAAGACGCAGACTCCCAGAAATCCCACAGCGACAAACAGCACATCcaacagagagccagagagaggctgaaagaaG AATACTCCCTGGAGGACTCAGACTTGGATGGTTTGAGTGACATCACAGTTAGCTCAGTGCATACCAGTGACCTTTCTTCTTTtggtgaggagagtgatgaagATCCGCCTCCCTCTGACTCCactgaggagggagagataaCCTCAGAGG ATGAGAAAGTGCAGAAGAAGGAACCCAATGATGTTACGGATGAGAATAAAGAACGGAAGCCCCGCGGGGCACGCCAAGGCTACGTGCACAAGCCCTTCCTCTACTCCCGTTACTATAGCGACTCTGACGACGAGGTCACCGTGGAGCAGCGTCGGCGCTCTGTC GCCAAGGATAAAGAAGAACGCTTATTGAAGCGTCAGCAGAATCGTGAGCGGATGGAGGAGAAACGCAGACAGAAGGCAGCTCAGACAGAAGAGCAAG ATGACGATAAGATGGAAGCTGCCTCACACAGTCAGGAGACTCAGGGCCCCAGGGCGAAAGAGGCACGTAAAGagaggaaagttctggaaaagaAGATGGCTCTCAgtcagaagaggaagagagattcAAG AAAAGAGAATGTTTTAAGCAACAAGAAGAAAGGAGATTCTGAAGGAGAAACACTGAAGAAGGAG GAAGCGGTGAAAGTGACTAAGAATCAGCCTGTAAAAGCAGTGAGAAGAACCTCTGAAGCAGAGGAAACACgcaggaggaggagcagcagccAACTGGAGGAAGCCAGCGAGCCACGGAAAGCCCTGGACAAGAACCAGACACATTCCTTCATCCTGGACTTAGAACAGGGCTCAGAGGAAGCCCTCCGCCACAGACACTCAGGGAAAACGGACCGACACCCGCGCAAGGAGGTGCACCcgaaagagaaggaaaggaaagagaaagagaaggatcGCAGCCTCTCGGATGAGCGATccaaacacaagcagaaaacagagaacaggaaaggGGGAGAGATTCAGGGAGACGACAGAGAAGGTGTGAGAGGAGCATCcgatgacagagaaaagaagagctcAAAGATCAAAGTGGATAGAAAGGACTCAGTATGCGGCAGGGAGGCCgcggaggaggggaaaaaagggaagatATCCTCCGACGCcccgaaagagagagagaaaacagagaagggcAAGGGAGAGAAAGCTCCAGTGAAGAACGACTTGAGACAGCAACACCGTCTAGACTCTACTGGCTCTTCAGAGGAACGCTCTGAGGTTGAACTTGGGTCAGAGGGCACCAAGAGGAAGGACAAACATCCTAAAGACATTCTGAAGAGATCAAAGAGTCACACAGAAGTGAAACACCCCGAAAAGGTCAAAAACAGGTCAGACAGTAAGGATTCTGGGtcggctgagagagagaaatccaaacCCGATCAGAGTGGCGCCGAGCCCCAGAAATCCATGTCAGAACCTGAAAGCGATAGTCGAAAGTCACGGGAGACTGAGGCTGGATCAAAGGTCAAAACAGTGCTGGAAAAATCTAAATTGAAATCGAAGGAGGAGCTGAAATCCCAACCCTCTTTGAGCAAATCGGACAGGAAATCTTCAGTTCAGGAAAGCAAGAGCAAAGGAGTGATGCCCGCCAGCAAACCAGACTCATTGAAGGATCGAAAGAAAGACGGAAGcatgaaagaagagaggaggacCTCGGAGGATCAAATGGTcgagaaaacaaaagagggcAAGTACggcaaaaaaatgaatgagaagaaATCCACCGAGGGAAAGAAAGCGGAGGAGAATCAGAAaggatcagagacagaggagaatcaACTTGAAACTGCAGCCCAGTGTGAGGCTGATCCAGTCACTGCCATCAACGATACCCCTGCCCACGTTTCAGATAACACGTATGACGCCCTGAGTGATGTCACCCCCGAACCTGAGGATGAGGAGTGTGAACCGCACCGACTCTCCACCGAAGCTGACGCTCTCCTCAGCCTGATGGACGTTTGCATCTCGACAGCAGGAAGTGATGTCCCTGGAACGGctaacagagaggaagaggagttgtCTCTCCAGGAAGCTGACTTGAAGATGAAAGAAGCCGCTTTGACGCTGCTCTCCATGGACCCAGAAATGTCCGTGTCTCCAAGCCTAGTTGCGATGGAAACGAAGCAGCTTGTCATGGAAATGCAACAGACCACCATGGATACGCAGCAGCTTGTCAAAATGGGTACGGTGCAGGTCACCGTGGATACCACACAGCCAGAGCCTTCTGTGGTTGACCTTGCCAGTGAAGGACATTTAGCGAAGTCCGGGGATTCACAGACAGATACTGAGAACGATGCTCTCACTCAATCCTCTGCTCAGGATGAGCCATCAGACAGAAATCAGACTCAACATG ATGAGGCTGATTTAGGTGTGGAGAATATGGAGACTGAGTCAGTCACACCAGAGAGAGTCACCTCGGAA GATGTGAGTGATGGCGTACagaccacagaaacaaaaccagGTGAAGTTTTGCCTGAGCCTTTGTCACCTGTCAGTACAACAG ATGACGGACCCCCCGGTCAGTCTGAATCGACTCTAGCACACAGTGAGCGGCCAGATGAATCGTCT GACAACATTAAGACAAATGAAGATGACTCAAAGACCAGTGAGCCATACAATCAAGCCTTGATTGATGCTG accCCATGTGTTCAGAGCCTGAGGAGAGACAGGCAAGCTCCACAACATTGGAGACTGTCACTGGGGTTTCGGATGTTGGGGTTTCGGATGTTGGGGTTTCGGATGCTGGGGTCTGTGGGACAGCCGACTCTGGGGCTGCAGATATTTTGGTTGAAAATTGTGACAAACTCCAAGTAAAGACTGTTGACACTGAGACAA GGGAAGACCAGAACAAGACATCTGAGGAAGTAGTGCATTCAGAACCT GCTGGCGTGGATGAggccacagagacacaaaacagtCACCAGGCAAAACTAGTCAAGCAAGCCA GTAATGCATCTAAATCAGATGGACAGGACGAGGACAAAGGCTCAGATGTGTCAGAATTG GATGAACAAACTGAGGGGAGAGTGACCCGTAAAGGCAGatcatccaatcagagagcagctgcTGTTAAGAGTGGTG GCAAAGCCAAGAGGGATCAGGAAATCAAAGAGACCGGCAATGACCAGCAAGCCACTCCTCAA GAAGAGGGGAACGACGTGACCACAGAGACGAGAGCTCCGCGCCGAGGGAGGTCATCCAAAACGACACCTCCTCCCCTGAGAGAGACAC GCTCAGCATCTCAGTccaaagaggaggagacaggacAGGAGGAGCAGAAG GGTGGCAGAGGTCGGAGGTCAGCTGCACAGACCAAAGACAATGTCACAG CCAATCCTGCCCTTAAAAGGAAACGGTCAGAAGAAACTGAGGATTCTGGGAAG GATgaggacagacaggaagaggatTCTGCCAAACGAGCTCGAGATGATactg GAACAGACATGTAG